The genomic interval cacacacatacttacacacatacatatgcacacatatgcacccacaaatgcacacaaggacacacacacacacacacacacacacacacacacacacacacacacacacacacacacacacacacacacacacacacacacacacacacacacacacacacacacgacctggTAGACCCAGTCCAGGCTATGGTGAGCCAATCATAACAATAGCTAAGGCACTGGTCAGGTATCATAGAGAACCCATACTGTTCTATTGTCTATTGTTCTATTGCCTGTAGAAATTCTGTCAAAACTTTGTCACATTCTGCATATTTTACAGGAGCTTCAATGTATTAAATATAGATGGCAATAATTGGTAATAAATACATATGCATATTAAGACACAAGGCAATAtgcaaatataatatatatttatttataaaaaatatttatttatagatacgcacacacacacacacacacacacacacacacacacacacacacacacacacacacacacacacacacacacacacaccacacacacacacacacacacacacacacacacacacacacacacacacacacacacacacacactccctccttaCATACTAAGTGGATTAGTGACGTTTGGTGCGGCATCATTGGAAGTCTCTATCAAGGAATTCTAtcgccctctgctggacaaACTCGACTCTTACCGAAAACACGTTAATGTAATATAATACTGTGCCTCACCAATTTCCCCTTATCTATTCGATTAAAGTAACAAGCAACTCTCATTGCATAAACATGTAAATGAACGAAATTCCGTTGGCCATACAGTTTTACATATCGGTATTATCCATTTAGTGTATAATGTATAAACCCATGTCCCTACAATActgatttaaataatttaattaaGGCCAAAATAAGCCAATTGAAAGCCCTATTTTGACCTGTTATAATCATAAACATGCCTTGCCCGATTGACGTAGCCTGAGATAGGTTAAAGGACGCAAGCGCATATGTATAATTGTGCAGGCTTTTTCCCGAAATTGTACTAACATTTTTCATGCCAACGACTAGCATGTCACTAAAGTATGGataaaaaaacgaataaaaCCCCAATTGTTCCGCAAAACGTGTCACTTGGTGTATTTCCGGGGTAGCATCTACTCCATTTCCGTTTGGGAGATGAAAACATTAGTCCGATTGTCGGCATGTACAGTGCTGAGGATTATGTAACAGCGTACTCATTCAGTCGCCATGAAATACCAATAGATAAGAGTATACGTTTCCAGCAGTATAGCGACGACCCTGATGCCTTTAGGATAAACCGCCAACACTAAGCCATTTAAGCCGTTTATAATATAAGGATGCGCTGCAATTAACCGCCGGAGAACCGCATAGACGGTCGGGAGGAGGCGGGCCTTTTACACACTATCTGATACACAATATCTGTGTGTCAAGTCGACTGCTATTCAGAGTAGAGGTGATCGTATGTTACGAGAGGGGTGGTCCACATTGCTGATAACGTTGTGTGTACTCTTATAATACATCCATGGCTGTACTCTATTGAGTATTCATTACGCAGAGGAATAAGTAAGTGCGCATATTAGGATTTTCATAATTACATCATAAAGAACTTCGAAGACACATCTGATTATCTGTCGTATTATTGTTTCTACATGTCCACGCCTTGTCGAATTGTTTGCCTATTTGGAAGtacagtaggctataggccCTATGTCATATTACCTTGTTGTTTAAGATGTCCATTTGTTTTGTACACTACAGAATCACGAGTGAACTCTTCAAATACTGCGAAACATGTAAGATGCTTTAATACAGATTTGTTTTTACCACCTAGCCTACCTAATATTTTAATTGAGCACGAGTTGACGTTGTGAACTTTTCATTTGTAAAGGGCATCTCTCAAACATCGCATTTCAATGCCCGTGGTAGCGGGCGTGCTGCTGGTCGGTGTACCCTATTCAATCTCCTTAGCGGCCCAGTGGCTGTACGGTTGGCCAAATAAGCCCGGCTGTAGAAAATACATAGAGGCTCTGAGACCCAGGTAATCAAGCATCAAATGTATAttagcagaaacacacaaaatcaacACTAGAATGAGCCTATCTTGATTTATATGCATGCCTCATGTAAACCTATTTTTGTTCATTGTGAATGTATGACTGTACTTACGCATAATGAATATATAATAAGGACGATATGTatctagatatatatatatatttatatatatgatgCATTCATGCTCAGTTGAGGACATTCAATATCTGTGTTTCATTCCTAGGCGAATCTACTGCCTGACCAGAGCTGTGCTCGAAACACTAAAATACCTACAGTACGGAAAACTGTACTTCCAGTGGAAGTTATGGTACCAGAACGATGAGAACCGGAAACATTATGAGAAGGTATGTATCGCAATCAGAGGtcgaaaacaagaaaaaaaagagaagccaCTAGGTTAATCATAATAATTGTAGGACATAATTATAGGCTAACTATTACGCCTTTGGGTTTTCTACCAGAGAAAATACTGAGAAAAAGTTCAGTGCTTTTAGAGATTCCGTGATGTTCACATgtacgttttttttaattttttttatccaaCCCAAAGGGCATCACCTTCGGGCGCCGAAGCAACAAGATGGACCTGTACTACAGCCCCCAAGGGGCCAGGGTGGCCGGGGACAAGCCGGTTCCCCTGGTGGTGTTCATCTACGGCGGGGCTTGGGGATCTGGGGACCGGTCCATCTACTGTCTGCTGGCCAGGCGGATGGCTGAGGAGCTGGGTGCCACTGTGGCGTGCCCCGACTACGTCACCTACCCAAAGGTAAGGCCACCGAACCCTTCCATTACATTGAATGAGCTTCAAAACGAGAGGAGTGCGAAGGAGCCTGTCAGAGACCGAATATAGGTCAGATGCTGGAGCAGGGATTGAAACCGATGAATGCAAAGGTCTTTCCTCACCTCTGCCAGATTCAATGTgttgattatttatttactcTGTGGCGTTGTATGAGGCTTACTTTATATTTGAGTGTGTTTAATATTGTATTCTGCTGCTATCTTCACCAGGGGAGGCTTGTGAAATAgttgtttaatctcaatgatggaGGCTAAACTGGTTAAAGAGAGGTTAAAGCAAAAGTGGATACCTGGTTTCTCTTGCATATAGGCAGAGGTCACGATATGTTAATATTGTGTGTGAAGAAGAGCAAATTTACATTTCTCCTGTACACAATGCTTATTCTATTGGAAACACTACAATATGGTTCTAGCATGTCATGTTATTGGAGATACAGTCATTACTCTATATTCAAGTGATTTGTTATGTTTTTGGCTGAATTTCAGGGGAATGTTTTGTGCATGGTCCAAGATATCACGGACTGTCTAGTTTGGGCACGAGAGAACGACAAAAAGTACAACTTTGACAAGGTAAATGACCTTAAACATAAATCATGACTTGCAAACATGAATTATATCATCTCCAAGTCATTTTTCATTATTGCATGTTTGCAAAAACATCCTGTATGTGTTATTATTGTTGGAAAATCCATGTTTAAATCCATCTTTACTTTCATATTGTACAATCTACCATCATACTAATTTAACTTGTCACCATATGTTTTTGCTTTTGTACAAATGTATCAAAGCTTCTCAATCTGTAGCCTGCAGAATAACAAAAATCTAATCACAAATCGATCGGTCCAGGGAACAATGCTCTCTTCTTCAATTTGGTTAGGGTTTATCAAATCATCAGAGGGAATTACAATGACAGGACTTGACGTCCGAATTATTCTTTAGTAAAGTGGAAAACCGACAACCTTTTGGTATTATTACTAACATTACAAATCAGACATCCCCATCAGCTGGCTTGAATACACAGTTCTTGCGACCTGCTTGATTTTGGTCTCATCGTTCTTCATGTCAACAACGTCACTGTATGGGCCCAGGAGCCAACACTCGCTGGTGCTAGCCCCATGACAGTTGTGCCAATTCTGATCCctggtctctgattggctgcgtcCTCTCGTCGGTCCTCTCCAGGACAACATAGTGTTGGTGGGGCACTCTGCGGGCGCTCATCTGTCGGCCCTGGCCATCCTGTTCCTCATCGACTGCAGAGACGAGCTCTTCGTCGAAGCAGGCATGCAGCGGAACATCGCCAAGGCGATCAAAGGACTCATTGGTGAGTCTTGTGGCACTCGCTCAAATGTCAGTGAGGATCGGGTGGTTCTTAAATGGAATAACCCGCCGGCTATGGGCGTTACAGCGGATACAGTCTTTCACTGTATGATTCATTTTGCGCGCTTGTTGTTGTGTAcacactgtgtatgtgtgtttgcatggccTTCTCTGTGATCGAATAGCAAACTTTTCCTTTTCAGTTCCCGGTGACAGGCTGACATTTGTCACCAGGCTTTTTTTGTCCTTATCTTGAAACCGCctcaaataaatatacaaacaagGTCACTTGTATTTTATATGTCAAATCTTTATTTACTTATTGAAAATAATAACTAATACATATTTAGTTTTAGTTATGAATGTTAAATTGTCATATTTAAATGTTCAAGAGGATTATGAGTATGTGCAGTATTTcccacattgttggtcaaactTAACTTAATCCAAAATGTTTATATTCCAAATCCACAAACAAGATTTTACTGCAGAAAGAGGAAATGTAAATTTTCACACCTGTGTTTAACCTTCAGTGTATGCTACTGCACAGTGCCACAGAGCTAAGCTTTAACATTTTCAAATTCTTGCATATTTTAACTTTAATTCTACAAAAAATCGATCACTGCCTACTTATTTGTTGTGCAGGTCTGAGCGGCGTATACAACATCGTGGATCACTATGAGCATGAGCAAATGCGAGCGGTGGAATACGTGTCCACCATGCATAAAGCTATGAATGGAGTCCACAACTTCCCTTACTACTCGCCAGAGCACATCCTCAACACATTCAGCCAAGACAAGCTGGAGAGGTGGGACTCGCTCAGACTTTGATCCTGTTCCTGAATTTGGTGTTGTGTAATTGTTTTAGTTGTTGACAGTCCAAGTGCACAATCCATTCCTTATTTACTAGATTTGTTTCTCGTCACTCGGCCGGTGTGAAGTGAAATGGAATGAAATGGTTGACGACAGGAGAATACTAAAAAAACTGCATTTCCTTCATGACTCGTTGACTTACTGATGTGTAAGCATCAGAcattcacacatcacacatcacatttAAGACATGCATTTCCTAATGTCAACCATTACAACGGTCCAAAACTGTGATAACCTGTCTTTACCTCGCaccttgaataaaaaaaaatgtctcttAACTCTGACAGAATTCCGCCAATCAGCCTCATCCACGGAACCAATGACATCATCGTTCCTGCCGAATCGTCCATCAAGTTCTCCCAGCTCCTGACGTCTCTCTGTGTGAAGACAGCCCTCTACATACTGCCAAATATCGACCACACCGAGATCGTCACCGACCTCATGGTGCCTGACCGGCACTTTTACCACGCTGTCTACAGCTGCATCAAGCAGGAGTACAACAAACTCATTGGTGTCTGCTGAGGGCCTCCAACTAGGTTCTGACGGCTGTCACCCGGTCATCTTTGTGCTCTTTGCCTCATTTGTATCCTCGCCTACTACATACCTCATTTATGTTAACGACGTCATAACGATTCCAGAGTGGCTTTTCCACTGCAACACACCATACTTTGTTGGGTCATATTGTGTCTGAATTGTATTTAATGCTATGTATTCTTATGACATTTTGTGTCATATTATGACATTTATGAGGTGATTATCTTGTAAGAATTTCATGACGGATGTTTTTAATACGAGCCTTACTGAGTTAATGGAATAATGAATTGTGTAAAGATAGTCGTTTTAATATATCAAAAGCCACTGGTATTAATGCAGGTTGTATTGACATtgatatttaatattattaaccTTGCTGGATTTGTCATGTGATCACTTTAAGCACATAACTCTTGCCTTATGCTGGTCCATATATTGAATGAAATGGATTTTGTGTTGTCGGAATGTCTCCGTCCATGTCACCTATTAAGTTATTTTGGAAATTAAATGTTTGAAGGTACAATACGTGTCAAATTTACTGTCCTAAAATACTGAGCATGATTTGTCATTAGAGATGAAGGAAAGTTAGTTCGAAAATGCTAAGCAATATTTGCCAAGTTAAAATAGTGGCATCTCTGTCTACAGCGCTACAGCGAGTGTGTTCTCCTTTGAAGTGTCCGTTCTGGGCTGGAATGTAGCTTGTTGTTTTGGCCTGTCTGTTATGACTTACTTCTCTGAGTACCCCGGATTGCGCGACAAGATAAAAATGGGGACAAAAATACCTGCCTCCAGCCATGGAAGCAAGCCAACAAACTGGATCAAATTAGATTCTAGCAGATCCTACGTGACCTTTCAAAGAAGCTCCATGATCAGAGCTGTGCTTAAACATGGTTACATCTTTTGAGTTTGACTTGAAAGATGCAGACAGCTTAGAGCCCAGAGGGATTTCAAGATTGATGCCAAGGGAGCTGGTTTATGATTtgcaaacaaataaattgcaaacATATACATTAGCTGATCAATTTACAGTGTAGGACTGGTCGTTGCATGTCATTGCAGAAATACCATAGTTTCAagtaaggggaggagggggtgggtggggacaGCTCTCCAATATTTTGAATTGGGACTGAAGTACCGATTTTAAACGCTTGGTGTCAACGTTACATATTGTACCTTTACACCCACCAAACAGTTTTGGTCATCAGTGTAACCCCGTAAAATGCGACTAAAGCTTGGACTTCAATACATTACCAAGTATGTGTCTGGACTGTTTGACATTTTCTGGTGGTCCACTGCTTACAAATTAAACACAGTCTGTATTCAAAACCTCATGCTAACTAAACCTGCAATTGTGATTCCCTGCACATTTCCCAGCTGTTCTCACACCTTGAAACTTTGAAAGGAAAGATATATTCATCATCTCCCACAGTGCTTTGTCTTTGTGCTTTGTCTAGGAATAGGTCAAACACACAGTGCCATGCATTTAAAACAAAGGCTTATCTGCCAGCACTCCTTGGAATCGTTTTTCTCTGTGCTTGAACTATACGGGGCCACCCACCGACTGTCATTATCATACGAAGTATTAAATGCTAGGTTCCTTGTCGTGGCCTATAAAACTGATTTACCTTTTACAATGATGTTGGAAGGAAGCCCTGAGGGAGGCCTGGTGAGCTCCCAAGCTCCCATGCGCTTCAAAACATTCTCTCATGCTCTTCAAACGTTTAAAGCGCACATCCTCCAACTTTCGCATCACATTCCCCTTCAGTCTGGATTACACTCCTTTCTTATGTTTGCCAACAGGGAATCTTGGCTGAATATGCTAAATACTTTTTTTGCTAGCAGTGCGTTGTTCATGGAGAACCTTTCTGCTGCTTTGCCTGAATATTTGCAGCATTAAATGTAGCTTCAGGCTGGTATGCACGCAGTAGGTCTTATAGGCTATGGATGCTTCGATTTATGCGGTACAACATTTATGCTCCCCTTTCTACAACCTTCCTCAGCATTATGGGCAGGGATGAGCTTGAATGGTATTAGTGTTCTACGTATGTAAGTTTGTACTTGGGGTTAGTTGTGAGAGGAGGCACCATATTAACAGCCGTGACATTTAAttgacaaagaaacaaacaaagtatAGAATCCATTGAATCCGTGTTTTTTGCGGAAATAACATTAAGAATCTATTTTTGTATTGTACCTGAGTGCTGCACGACCCCACACATTCTGTGGTCTTCAGTGTTCCCTGAGGCTGCTTCCACCTGCCGAGATTCCCAAGAGATCGCCGGCTGCACGTCGCCCACCCACAGAACCACATATGCCGCCGCATCTGAGAACTCTGGCCCCTCGACGGGGATGCCCTGGTACAGCTCAGTGATACTGTCCACCCCCATGGAGAGGGAGCTTTGTTGGTTGGTACAGTCCGACCCTGTGTTACCTTCTGCTACCCTTCCCTCCATCCCACTCATGTGGGCTTCGGTTCCATCACAGACGTCATGGTCTGAGATGCTGGAGGGGGGCTCAAGGGAGTTATGGTTTTAACCATGCATGTCACACAGATTTTCatatttttggggatttttcCATTTCTTCCCCTGGATTGTCAACACTGGCTGGTTATGGGTCCAGAGCTCCTCTCCTGTCATAGTATGGCCATTTCTGGTCCAGTTGTGAGTCCTGCTGTCAATTCGGTGGTTTCTTCTCCAAGAGCTTAAAGGGGGTGTCCTATTAGCTCCTTCGAGGCCCCAGGGCCTCAGAGCAGCCGGGACGCAGTCTGAACTTCTACCTAGCTGCCCATAGGGACAGTAGAAGCAGGGACATTCACACAGGTGAAGAACACAGGTTCACCCTGTCTGTGGCCTTCTCCACGCGATCACCGCCTATTTGGCTGCTCTTGCTCCAACTGAGGTGAATGTTCAGACGATGTGGTGGAGGTCCTTCTCTGAGCTCTGaggagcatctctctctctctctgccaattGGAAAGAGAGATGCCTTTGTTATTTTCAATGCCTGTCAACAAGACAAAAGAGAGTATTAACCTGATTACCTTATCTTTCACCTGATAAATAAtgtaatgtgtgtatatatatatatatatatatatatatatatatatatatatatatatatatatatatatatatatatatatatatatatataaatagggTTCTGTTTTTAATGAAGCCACATGAACCACATTCACATCTCAATTCACAACTTTTGACATTGAACGGGTGAAAACCGAGATTAATTACACATTCTTTCAACAGTTTACAGTCTACAGTCTTTCAAAAAGGTAGAATTACATAAATTACGTAATATCTATAATGTATCTGGATTAGTGTGGACATGGTACTGTTAGACTGTTAGACATctataaaataatgtacaactCAAACTCAATAAACCTTAGAACACCCGCAAAGCTTGGGGTAATGCTTCCAGCCGCCactccctctcaatctctcgCTCCAGCTCTGTCAGCATCAAACAGTGTCTCAGCTCCCAAGActgagaaagatagaaagaaataaagaatgaaAGATACATGTCAGGCTCCATGAAGCAAAAGAGTCAGACAGCTTGCAGTATATAATAAAAACCAGCCAACTGAGTTGGTTTCAGGCTGCTTCTCAACAGTTCTAAGCTTCCTGTGTTCATCCGTACAGCCATACTTCTGTTTGTCTTCATCTTTACCTCCTTTGGGAGCCTttttataacaaaaaaaacctgTTCTACTTTTTCTCTCCATAGGAGCTGTTAGTGAGTACACTGTATTGCATTTAAGGTGAAATTGATATCAAAACTTGtgttaatgttttgtgttctccCCCAGATGATTCCTTGAATTGTTTTGACTGGTGTTCTAAGCGAGCAGCCGAACCAATCAAAAGGCCTTCAGAACGACTCTCTGAAGGCCTTCTTGCTCTCCACTACCAG from Gadus morhua chromosome 11, gadMor3.0, whole genome shotgun sequence carries:
- the si:dkey-193c22.1 gene encoding probable isoprenylcysteine alpha-carbonyl methylesterase ICMEL2 is translated as MASLKHRISMPVVAGVLLVGVPYSISLAAQWLYGWPNKPGCRKYIEALRPRRIYCLTRAVLETLKYLQYGKLYFQWKLWYQNDENRKHYEKGITFGRRSNKMDLYYSPQGARVAGDKPVPLVVFIYGGAWGSGDRSIYCLLARRMAEELGATVACPDYVTYPKGNVLCMVQDITDCLVWARENDKKYNFDKDNIVLVGHSAGAHLSALAILFLIDCRDELFVEAGMQRNIAKAIKGLIGLSGVYNIVDHYEHEQMRAVEYVSTMHKAMNGVHNFPYYSPEHILNTFSQDKLERIPPISLIHGTNDIIVPAESSIKFSQLLTSLCVKTALYILPNIDHTEIVTDLMVPDRHFYHAVYSCIKQEYNKLIGVC